Proteins encoded by one window of Dyella humicola:
- the asd gene encoding archaetidylserine decarboxylase (Phosphatidylserine decarboxylase is synthesized as a single chain precursor. Generation of the pyruvoyl active site from a Ser is coupled to cleavage of a Gly-Ser bond between the larger (beta) and smaller (alpha chains). It is an integral membrane protein.), giving the protein MTFNVLLQYLLPHRALSRVVYWATRWTFKPWKDFLISTVVRNYQVNMAEAAQPDALAYQHFNAFFTRKLRPDARRADASPTALLSPADGKISQLGKVVDGRIFQAKGQEYTAAELLGDEASAVPYRNGRFATIYLSPRDYHRVHMPLAGTLKETVHVPGRIFSVAPFAVEAIPRLFARNERLVCHFEGEHGPFVVVMVGAVLVSSVATVWDGLVIPPYASSIRRKSFTGQKIALERFAEMARFNMGSTVILLFPEGMAELDGLASQEPVKVGQRLGVQLQG; this is encoded by the coding sequence ATGACCTTCAACGTACTCCTGCAATACCTCCTTCCCCATCGCGCCCTGTCGCGGGTGGTCTACTGGGCCACGCGCTGGACGTTCAAGCCGTGGAAGGACTTCCTGATCAGCACTGTCGTGCGCAATTACCAGGTCAATATGGCCGAGGCAGCGCAGCCCGATGCACTGGCCTACCAGCACTTCAATGCGTTCTTTACGCGGAAGCTGCGGCCCGATGCGCGTCGCGCGGACGCCAGCCCGACCGCCCTGCTCTCGCCGGCCGACGGCAAGATCAGCCAACTGGGCAAGGTCGTCGACGGCCGTATCTTCCAGGCCAAGGGCCAGGAGTACACCGCGGCAGAACTGCTGGGCGACGAGGCCAGCGCCGTGCCGTACCGCAACGGTCGATTTGCCACCATCTATCTGTCGCCGCGCGACTACCACCGCGTGCACATGCCGCTTGCCGGCACGCTGAAGGAAACCGTGCACGTGCCCGGCCGCATCTTCAGCGTGGCACCGTTCGCGGTGGAGGCGATTCCGCGCCTGTTCGCGCGCAACGAGCGACTGGTTTGTCACTTCGAGGGTGAGCATGGTCCCTTCGTCGTGGTCATGGTGGGGGCCGTCCTGGTGTCCAGCGTGGCCACCGTGTGGGACGGCCTGGTGATCCCGCCCTATGCCTCCTCGATTCGACGCAAGTCATTCACGGGCCAGAAGATTGCGCTGGAGCGCTTTGCCGAAATGGCCCGCTTCAACATGGGCTCCACGGTGATCCTGCTGTTCCCGGAAGGCATGGCGGAACTCGACGGACTCGCGTCGCAAGAGCCAGTGAAGGTAGGCCAGCGGCTGGGCGTCCAGCTCCAGGGCTGA
- the apbC gene encoding iron-sulfur cluster carrier protein ApbC — MTQASEALVRHILGALDDPHTGAPLADAVRAIGVDGERVSVDIQLGYPAAGAIDAITARVKQALEADPAIASASVSIGTRVHAHKVQGTLAPLPGVKNIIVVASGKGGVGKSTVSANLALALVAEGAKVGVLDADIYGPSQPRMLGISGKPQSPDGKTIIPMQAHGLQAMSIGFLVDEETPMIWRGPMVTQAMMQLINDSRWEQLDYLIVDLPPGTGDIQLTLSQKVPVAGAVIVTTPQDIALLDARKALKMFEKVDVPVLGVVENMATHVCSNCGHEEHIFGEGGGVRMAEQYHVAYLGSLPLDIRIREQADGGTPTVVAMPDSDLAARYREIARNTAGRLSRQPRNKSLGLGKILVQGAP; from the coding sequence ATGACGCAGGCGAGCGAAGCCCTGGTCCGCCACATTCTCGGCGCTCTTGATGATCCCCACACCGGCGCTCCGCTGGCCGATGCCGTGCGCGCGATCGGCGTGGATGGCGAGCGCGTTTCGGTGGATATCCAGCTGGGTTACCCCGCCGCTGGCGCCATCGACGCCATCACTGCGCGCGTCAAGCAGGCGCTTGAGGCCGACCCGGCCATCGCGTCCGCGTCGGTGTCGATCGGCACGCGCGTGCATGCCCATAAGGTGCAGGGCACGCTGGCGCCGCTGCCCGGTGTGAAGAACATCATCGTGGTCGCCTCCGGCAAAGGCGGCGTGGGCAAGTCCACTGTATCGGCCAACCTGGCGCTGGCCCTGGTCGCGGAGGGCGCCAAGGTGGGCGTGCTCGACGCGGACATTTACGGTCCCAGCCAGCCCCGCATGCTCGGCATCAGCGGCAAGCCGCAATCACCGGACGGCAAGACCATCATCCCGATGCAAGCTCACGGCCTGCAGGCCATGTCGATCGGTTTCCTGGTGGACGAAGAGACGCCGATGATCTGGCGTGGCCCCATGGTCACCCAGGCCATGATGCAGCTGATCAACGACAGCCGCTGGGAGCAATTGGACTATCTCATCGTCGATCTGCCCCCGGGCACCGGCGACATTCAACTCACCCTGTCGCAGAAGGTGCCGGTGGCCGGCGCGGTCATCGTCACCACGCCGCAGGACATTGCCCTGCTGGACGCGCGCAAGGCGCTGAAGATGTTCGAGAAAGTGGACGTTCCGGTGCTAGGCGTGGTGGAGAACATGGCCACCCACGTGTGCTCGAACTGCGGCCACGAGGAACACATCTTCGGCGAGGGCGGTGGTGTGCGCATGGCCGAGCAATATCACGTGGCCTACCTGGGCTCCTTGCCGCTGGATATCCGCATCCGCGAACAGGCGGATGGCGGCACGCCGACCGTGGTGGCCATGCCGGATTCCGATCTGGCCGCCCGCTACCGCGAAATCGCCCGCAATACGGCCGGGCGGTTGTCGCGGCAGCCGCGCAACAAGTCGCTGGGGCTCGGCAAGATTCTGGTGCAGGGCGCGCCGTAG
- a CDS encoding DUF2147 domain-containing protein has protein sequence MKSLLRLAVATGLLLGAGAVFAAENTPVGTWKTIDDVTGKPKSIVQITNDNGELKATVLQVLQSDEGPHPTCKACDGERKDKPVEGMNIMWGVHQDGDVWDGGKILDPKTGKVYKVKLQTEDNGAKLTVRGYIGFSLLGRSQVWERQQ, from the coding sequence ATGAAGTCACTGCTCCGCCTTGCTGTTGCTACGGGTCTCTTGTTGGGTGCCGGCGCGGTGTTTGCCGCAGAAAACACGCCGGTGGGTACCTGGAAAACGATTGATGATGTCACCGGCAAGCCCAAATCCATCGTGCAGATCACCAATGACAATGGTGAGCTGAAGGCGACCGTGCTGCAGGTGCTGCAGTCCGACGAAGGCCCGCACCCGACCTGCAAGGCTTGCGATGGCGAACGCAAGGACAAGCCGGTCGAAGGCATGAACATCATGTGGGGCGTGCACCAGGACGGCGATGTCTGGGACGGCGGCAAGATCCTCGATCCGAAGACCGGCAAGGTCTACAAGGTCAAGCTGCAGACCGAGGACAACGGCGCCAAGCTCACCGTACGCGGCTACATCGGCTTCTCGCTGCTTGGCCGCAGCCAGGTGTGGGAACGCCAGCAGTAA
- a CDS encoding HIT domain-containing protein yields MSERDFVIDTRLRADTRHVASLDLCDVLLMNDARFPWLVLVPRRAGMVEICDLAAAEQTTLWLEAHRAAQALRAIAAFDKLNLGALGNIVRQLHVHVVGRRQGDSAWPGPVWGSGAAQHYEPQELEQMLGRLQNELRVL; encoded by the coding sequence ATGAGCGAACGCGACTTCGTCATCGACACGCGATTGCGCGCGGATACGCGTCATGTGGCCTCGCTTGACCTCTGCGACGTGCTGCTGATGAACGATGCACGTTTTCCCTGGCTGGTGCTGGTACCGCGTCGAGCTGGCATGGTCGAGATCTGCGACCTGGCCGCCGCCGAGCAAACCACGCTATGGCTGGAAGCACATCGCGCCGCGCAAGCCCTACGCGCGATCGCTGCGTTCGACAAGCTCAATCTCGGCGCGCTTGGCAACATCGTGCGTCAGCTGCATGTGCACGTAGTGGGCCGCCGCCAAGGCGATTCGGCCTGGCCGGGTCCGGTCTGGGGCAGCGGCGCGGCGCAGCACTACGAACCTCAAGAGCTCGAGCAGATGCTTGGGCGACTGCAAAACGAGCTACGCGTGCTGTAG
- a CDS encoding dienelactone hydrolase family protein: protein MGQSIHLNTTRMQCIGAYLAQPAGRPKGGIVVIQEIFGVNAHVRSVADRFAEAGYTAIAPCFFDHLETGVELGYDEAGYTRGKALVAELGLDRAVEDVASAAEAIASAGRVGTVGYCWGGTVALLSAIRLGLPSVSYYGARNVPFLGEKLQAPVMFHFGELDQSIPPAMVQKHRELLPQMEIFTYPADHAFNRDVGDHYDEASAKLAYQRTLAFFDQHLAHGA, encoded by the coding sequence ATGGGTCAGAGCATCCATCTCAACACGACGCGCATGCAGTGCATCGGCGCCTACCTGGCCCAGCCGGCCGGCAGACCGAAGGGCGGCATCGTGGTCATCCAGGAAATTTTCGGCGTGAATGCGCACGTACGCAGCGTCGCCGATCGTTTCGCCGAGGCGGGCTATACGGCCATTGCCCCCTGCTTCTTCGACCATCTTGAGACGGGCGTGGAACTGGGCTACGACGAGGCCGGCTACACGCGCGGCAAGGCGCTCGTGGCGGAGCTGGGTCTGGACCGGGCCGTGGAGGACGTTGCCAGCGCGGCGGAAGCCATCGCGTCCGCAGGTCGTGTCGGCACGGTGGGTTATTGCTGGGGCGGCACCGTGGCGCTGCTTTCGGCGATCCGCCTGGGTCTGCCCTCAGTGAGTTACTACGGTGCCCGCAATGTGCCGTTTCTGGGCGAAAAGCTGCAAGCCCCGGTGATGTTCCATTTTGGTGAACTCGACCAGTCCATTCCTCCCGCCATGGTGCAGAAGCATCGCGAGTTGCTGCCGCAGATGGAAATCTTCACCTACCCAGCCGACCACGCCTTCAACCGCGACGTGGGCGATCACTACGACGAAGCCAGTGCAAAACTCGCTTATCAGCGCACGCTGGCGTTCTTCGACCAGCATCTGGCGCACGGCGCATGA
- the dcd gene encoding dCTP deaminase: MSIKSDKWIRRMAEQQGMIEPYEPGQIKVRNNTKLVSYGTSSYGYDVRCAREFKIFTNINSTIVDPKAFDPSSFVDVEADVCIIPPNSFALARTVEYFRIPRKVLTICLGKSTYARCGIIVNVTPLEPEWEGHVTLEFSNTTPLPAKIYANEGVAQMLFLESDEECETSYKDRGGKYQGQQGVTLPRT, translated from the coding sequence GTGAGCATCAAATCCGACAAGTGGATCCGCCGTATGGCGGAGCAGCAAGGCATGATCGAGCCGTACGAGCCCGGGCAGATCAAGGTGCGCAACAACACCAAGCTGGTGTCGTACGGTACGTCCAGCTACGGCTATGACGTGCGTTGCGCGCGCGAGTTCAAGATCTTCACCAATATCAACTCGACGATCGTGGACCCGAAGGCGTTCGATCCTTCCAGCTTCGTCGACGTCGAGGCGGATGTGTGCATCATTCCGCCCAATTCGTTCGCGCTGGCGCGCACCGTCGAGTATTTCCGCATCCCGCGCAAAGTGCTGACCATCTGCCTGGGCAAGAGCACCTACGCGCGCTGCGGCATCATCGTCAACGTGACGCCGCTGGAACCGGAGTGGGAAGGCCACGTCACCCTGGAGTTCTCCAACACCACGCCGCTGCCGGCAAAAATTTACGCCAATGAAGGCGTGGCGCAGATGCTGTTCCTGGAGTCCGACGAGGAATGCGAAACCAGTTACAAGGACCGTGGCGGTAAGTACCAGGGCCAGCAGGGCGTGACCCTGCCGCGGACCTGA
- a CDS encoding DUF3025 domain-containing protein translates to MRYVAPARGSIDPTAFMRLPLADWQAPAEWLLGEHWPSIDVLNAARSAAMHERFVAQTLSLLNDGQHYEQRIATHGEIATRECNWHDLFNAVIWLRHAALKRALNAQQVTEIAEMGTKLRSRPQYAMTHFDEAGVIVVLRDRRLLKLWDAHDWHGLFWRERAAWLDGRASVEVFGHALLEHALTPDKLLVGKALVFLGGADGGKAAAVCADAIAAGKLLRDPLELRPLPLSGLPGWHPDNGNEAFHRAAACYQPRRAGREYPRPGCL, encoded by the coding sequence ATGCGATACGTCGCGCCTGCTCGCGGAAGCATCGATCCCACGGCATTTATGCGCCTGCCGTTGGCGGACTGGCAGGCGCCCGCCGAATGGCTGCTGGGTGAGCACTGGCCGTCCATCGACGTGCTCAACGCCGCCCGTTCCGCCGCGATGCACGAACGCTTCGTGGCGCAGACGCTGAGCTTGCTCAATGATGGCCAGCATTACGAGCAACGCATTGCCACGCACGGCGAGATCGCCACGCGTGAATGCAACTGGCATGACCTGTTCAACGCCGTCATCTGGTTGCGTCATGCGGCGCTCAAGCGTGCACTCAACGCCCAGCAAGTCACTGAGATCGCCGAAATGGGAACCAAGCTGCGTTCGCGGCCGCAATACGCCATGACGCATTTTGATGAGGCCGGCGTGATCGTGGTCCTGCGCGATCGACGCTTGCTCAAGCTGTGGGACGCGCACGACTGGCACGGGTTGTTTTGGCGCGAACGTGCGGCATGGCTCGATGGTCGCGCCTCGGTCGAGGTCTTTGGCCACGCCTTGCTGGAGCACGCGCTGACGCCGGACAAGCTGCTGGTGGGCAAGGCCCTGGTGTTCCTCGGCGGAGCCGACGGTGGCAAGGCGGCTGCGGTCTGTGCGGACGCCATCGCCGCGGGGAAGCTGCTTCGCGACCCGCTGGAACTGCGGCCGTTGCCGCTTTCAGGCCTTCCGGGCTGGCATCCGGACAATGGCAACGAGGCCTTTCACCGGGCTGCTGCCTGCTACCAGCCGCGTCGTGCGGGACGTGAATACCCGCGGCCAGGCTGTCTTTAG
- the greB gene encoding transcription elongation factor GreB, with protein sequence MSRWRPPSPTSTAIITREGFERLKAELDHLWHTLRPEVVKALAAAAAEGDRSENAEYTYRKKQLGEIDRRVRYLSKRIPSLKVAEGAPANREAVFFGASIELENAASGESLRYRIVGPDETDAKLGWISIDSPLARAALKKRLDDEFEAELPGGPTRFVIVAVDY encoded by the coding sequence ATGAGCCGCTGGCGCCCACCCTCGCCCACATCCACCGCGATCATCACGCGGGAAGGCTTCGAAAGACTCAAGGCCGAGCTCGATCATCTCTGGCATACGCTGCGCCCGGAAGTGGTGAAGGCGCTGGCGGCCGCCGCCGCCGAGGGCGACCGCTCGGAGAATGCGGAGTACACCTACCGCAAGAAGCAACTCGGGGAGATCGATCGGCGCGTGCGCTACCTGAGCAAGCGCATTCCTTCGCTCAAGGTCGCCGAGGGCGCGCCGGCCAATCGCGAGGCGGTGTTCTTCGGCGCCAGTATCGAACTGGAAAACGCCGCGTCCGGCGAGAGCCTTCGCTATCGCATCGTGGGCCCGGATGAGACTGACGCCAAACTGGGCTGGATCAGCATCGATTCGCCGCTCGCACGCGCCGCGCTGAAAAAACGGCTCGACGATGAATTTGAAGCGGAACTGCCCGGCGGGCCGACCCGCTTCGTCATCGTGGCGGTGGACTACTGA
- the phnD gene encoding phosphate/phosphite/phosphonate ABC transporter substrate-binding protein, protein MSLLICLLALGWPLHAEGGAPIKMPVAIRFGILPVGNAAESREQWQPLLQDLEKRLGRPVNIVSVSSYAGLSGAIKDQRVDIAFLSGRLATEAIEHQHMSVIAQFVRGDGGKGDVAILVVRADGPINDLKDLLARPGHWRYARGEMLSVAGYVAPEAEVFASRGLNSDTFFAGVRVGNHQNNALAVANGEVDVATNDSPDLDLFRQDFPDEASQLKAIWRSRPLPSEVLVVRDAMPAPIRNALIGFMSGYGHSPGAAGERERANLARIPALTGFAPADNRVLQPFVDMEFLLIREQAQHGQWVNEHAREARLTQIDADYQKALRDLLRH, encoded by the coding sequence ATGAGCCTGCTGATCTGCCTGCTTGCTCTTGGCTGGCCGTTGCATGCCGAAGGTGGCGCCCCGATCAAGATGCCGGTCGCCATTCGGTTCGGCATCCTGCCGGTCGGCAATGCCGCTGAATCACGCGAGCAATGGCAGCCACTACTGCAGGATCTCGAAAAAAGACTGGGGCGTCCGGTCAATATCGTATCGGTCAGCAGCTATGCGGGACTGTCCGGCGCGATCAAGGATCAACGCGTGGACATTGCGTTTCTATCGGGCCGGTTGGCCACTGAAGCGATCGAGCATCAGCACATGAGCGTGATCGCCCAGTTCGTGCGCGGCGATGGCGGCAAAGGCGACGTTGCCATACTCGTCGTGCGTGCGGATGGTCCCATCAATGACCTCAAGGACCTGCTCGCCAGGCCGGGACACTGGCGTTACGCGCGCGGCGAGATGCTCTCCGTCGCGGGTTATGTCGCGCCGGAGGCTGAGGTGTTCGCTTCGCGGGGGCTCAACTCGGACACTTTTTTCGCTGGCGTGCGCGTGGGCAATCATCAAAATAATGCATTGGCCGTGGCCAATGGCGAAGTCGATGTTGCGACCAATGACAGTCCCGACCTCGACCTGTTCCGCCAGGATTTTCCCGATGAGGCTTCGCAACTGAAGGCGATCTGGCGATCGAGGCCGCTCCCTTCCGAGGTGCTGGTCGTCCGTGATGCGATGCCCGCACCCATTCGCAACGCATTGATCGGGTTCATGAGTGGCTACGGGCATTCCCCCGGTGCTGCAGGCGAGCGTGAACGCGCCAATCTCGCACGCATTCCGGCTTTGACGGGCTTCGCGCCGGCGGATAACAGGGTACTGCAACCTTTTGTCGATATGGAGTTCTTATTGATACGGGAACAGGCCCAGCATGGCCAATGGGTCAATGAACACGCGCGGGAAGCGCGCTTGACCCAGATCGACGCGGACTATCAGAAAGCCCTGCGCGATCTGCTACGGCACTGA
- the rimO gene encoding 30S ribosomal protein S12 methylthiotransferase RimO, with protein MSQASPKVGFVSLGCPKALVDSERILTQLKVEGYEIVPSYGAADAVVVNTCGFIDAAVQESLDAIGEALHENGKVIVTGCLGKRADLIREAYPDVLAITGPQDYASVMSAVHAALPPKRNPLLDIIPDTGIKLTPKHYAYLKISEGCNHRCSFCIIPSMRGDLVSRPVDEVLLEAERLVKGGVKELLVISQDTSAYGVDVKYAERQWRDKSYRTRMTELCEGLSELGVWSRLHYVYPYPHVDEVMPLMAAGKILPYLDIPFQHASPRILKLMKRPGNIDKTLERIRNWRKVVPDLTIRSTFIVGFPGETDAEFEELLDFLREAELDRVGAFAYSPVDGAKANELPNPVSEELKEDRLEQFMAVQAEISAAKLQRKIGRTIKVLVDEAGAEGAVARSAADAPEIDGVVHIAGGQSLKPGQFVDVVVEDADEHDLHARLVG; from the coding sequence ATGTCACAAGCTTCGCCCAAAGTGGGATTCGTCAGCCTGGGTTGCCCCAAGGCGCTGGTCGATTCCGAGCGCATCCTCACCCAGCTAAAAGTCGAGGGCTACGAGATCGTGCCGAGCTACGGCGCTGCGGATGCTGTAGTGGTCAATACCTGCGGCTTCATCGATGCGGCGGTGCAGGAATCGCTCGACGCCATTGGCGAGGCCCTGCACGAGAACGGCAAGGTCATCGTCACCGGTTGCCTCGGCAAGCGCGCGGACCTGATCCGCGAGGCTTACCCGGACGTGCTCGCGATTACGGGCCCGCAGGACTATGCCAGCGTGATGAGCGCGGTGCATGCGGCATTGCCGCCCAAGCGCAATCCGCTGCTCGACATCATTCCGGATACTGGCATCAAGCTCACGCCGAAACACTATGCGTATCTGAAGATTTCCGAAGGCTGCAACCACCGTTGCAGCTTCTGCATCATCCCCTCAATGCGCGGCGACCTGGTCTCGCGTCCGGTCGACGAGGTGCTGCTGGAAGCCGAACGCCTGGTGAAGGGCGGCGTGAAGGAACTGCTGGTGATCTCGCAGGACACCAGCGCTTATGGCGTGGACGTGAAGTACGCCGAACGCCAGTGGCGCGACAAGAGCTATCGCACGCGCATGACCGAATTGTGCGAAGGCCTGTCGGAGCTGGGCGTGTGGTCGCGGCTGCACTACGTCTACCCGTATCCGCACGTGGACGAAGTGATGCCGCTGATGGCGGCGGGCAAGATTCTTCCCTATCTCGACATCCCGTTCCAGCACGCCAGCCCGCGCATCCTCAAGCTGATGAAGCGCCCCGGCAATATCGACAAGACGCTGGAGCGCATCCGCAACTGGCGCAAGGTGGTGCCGGATCTCACGATTCGCAGCACCTTTATCGTCGGGTTCCCTGGCGAGACGGATGCGGAGTTCGAAGAGCTGCTCGACTTCCTGCGTGAAGCCGAGCTGGATCGCGTCGGTGCGTTCGCCTATTCGCCGGTGGATGGCGCCAAGGCGAACGAACTGCCGAACCCGGTATCCGAGGAGCTCAAGGAAGACCGCCTCGAGCAGTTCATGGCCGTGCAGGCGGAAATCTCCGCCGCCAAGCTGCAGCGCAAGATTGGCCGCACGATCAAGGTGCTGGTGGATGAAGCCGGCGCTGAGGGTGCGGTGGCGCGTTCTGCCGCCGATGCGCCGGAGATCGACGGTGTCGTGCATATTGCCGGTGGCCAGTCGCTCAAGCCCGGTCAGTTCGTCGACGTGGTGGTGGAAGACGCCGACGAGCACGACCTGCACGCGCGCCTGGTCGGCTAA
- a CDS encoding transglycosylase SLT domain-containing protein, which yields MFPRAFPHTLRLAPLAGAVLLLTACASTGKGPTPQANQLYAQLDQASKGYETALAQARQGNAAAAQQTLDASLDQLKAAAAHCDKTPGCDPQRFFSAFDRLLRLKDGNFSVGDDMDAMNDEAPEGSVAAKSGAASLPEAQRSVTLLRGQPLSQLIAMNGPVKAALEMWLTQWRPNLMDAYVNYQFLRHQMWPPYERADLPEALLFGILAKESGGKVHAVSRSGAAGPLQFMYATGMRFGLGMEDGFDTRFDPAEAARANADYLNEQLGVFNNNLELTIAAYNGGEGRMKRLVGDDTSVSLYDPRIYNQLSQETRDYVPSVLAAAWLFLHPESYNLRFPRVDGVAGSVTLKRPTSLTELTVCLGSAGGMSDGWFRTLRNLNPRLDPQVAQPAGTRVVVPRVLEKPFEARCTDGPWPILANDLHTAVLPVVPSTPAPPAPVARSSSTTRTRGYVVRRGDTLTSIVNKLGCSSIEEVTDINDLKHHQLKPGQTLKLPTCR from the coding sequence ATGTTCCCCCGTGCCTTCCCCCATACCCTGCGCCTGGCTCCCCTGGCCGGCGCCGTCTTGTTGCTTACTGCATGTGCCTCAACCGGCAAAGGCCCCACGCCGCAAGCCAATCAGCTCTACGCGCAGCTCGACCAGGCCAGCAAGGGTTATGAAACCGCCCTGGCGCAGGCGCGGCAGGGTAATGCGGCCGCAGCGCAGCAGACGCTGGATGCATCGCTCGATCAGCTGAAGGCTGCCGCCGCGCATTGCGACAAGACGCCTGGCTGCGATCCGCAGCGTTTCTTCTCGGCGTTTGATCGACTGCTCCGTTTGAAGGATGGCAATTTCTCCGTGGGCGACGACATGGACGCCATGAATGACGAAGCGCCGGAGGGAAGCGTCGCTGCCAAGTCGGGCGCGGCCAGCCTGCCCGAGGCACAACGCAGCGTCACCTTGCTGCGCGGACAGCCGCTTTCCCAGTTGATCGCGATGAACGGCCCGGTAAAAGCAGCGCTGGAAATGTGGCTGACCCAGTGGCGTCCCAACTTGATGGATGCCTATGTCAACTACCAGTTCCTGCGTCACCAGATGTGGCCGCCCTACGAGCGGGCGGATCTGCCGGAGGCGCTGCTGTTCGGCATTCTCGCCAAGGAATCGGGCGGCAAGGTGCACGCCGTGTCGCGCTCCGGCGCGGCGGGGCCGTTGCAGTTCATGTATGCGACGGGCATGCGTTTTGGGTTGGGCATGGAAGACGGATTCGACACCCGCTTCGATCCCGCCGAAGCGGCCCGTGCCAATGCCGATTACCTCAATGAGCAGCTCGGGGTGTTCAACAACAATCTTGAGCTGACCATTGCCGCGTATAACGGCGGCGAAGGTCGCATGAAACGCCTGGTCGGCGACGACACCTCGGTCAGCCTGTACGACCCGCGCATCTACAACCAGCTTTCGCAGGAGACGCGCGACTACGTGCCCTCCGTGCTCGCAGCGGCGTGGCTGTTCCTGCATCCGGAAAGTTACAACCTGCGCTTCCCCCGCGTGGACGGTGTCGCCGGCAGCGTCACGCTCAAGCGGCCGACGTCGCTGACCGAGTTGACGGTTTGCCTGGGCTCGGCCGGCGGCATGAGTGATGGATGGTTCCGCACCTTGCGCAACCTCAACCCGCGCCTGGATCCGCAGGTGGCGCAGCCTGCGGGCACGCGCGTCGTGGTTCCCAGGGTTCTGGAAAAGCCGTTCGAAGCGCGTTGCACCGATGGCCCCTGGCCGATCCTGGCCAATGACCTGCATACGGCCGTGCTGCCCGTCGTGCCGTCCACGCCGGCACCCCCGGCACCGGTGGCGCGATCGTCGAGCACAACCCGGACGCGCGGCTACGTGGTCAGGCGGGGCGATACCCTGACCAGCATCGTGAACAAGCTGGGTTGCTCCTCGATCGAGGAGGTGACCGATATCAACGACCTCAAGCATCACCAGCTCAAGCCGGGGCAGACCCTGAAGCTGCCGACCTGTCGATGA